The Deinococcus wulumuqiensis R12 genome has a window encoding:
- a CDS encoding DivIVA domain-containing protein has translation MSPVPPLSPRDITHQSFDGRVSGYDKAQVRAYLSDVARSLESLLQENRQQRERLAELQTELEEKKRAEDEIRRAIVSAERLAHEVRENAAREVALLLEQAHAKVAEVQTEHTRRVSEDERRHEQRLAELDTAFRNRYAELERDHHDWLRTREREQADRLAELERQFHAQHQDLSGRLGAARQEYAQFLSAYRALLASFGELSLRHALPEETPLALTPLSVSPLSAPPLSAPPLAVTGGGAPGPARVTPDVVSALSEVPPELAAALLGAEATPVNGMPGLADGLPRPLALNSVDVLQGLPDAVPVYAGETAAGETGPETKSRLGRHGESRSDLDAEHG, from the coding sequence GTGAGTCCGGTTCCTCCCCTTTCTCCCCGGGACATCACCCATCAGTCGTTCGACGGACGCGTCAGCGGCTACGACAAGGCGCAGGTGCGGGCCTACCTCAGCGACGTGGCGCGCAGCCTTGAGTCTCTCTTGCAGGAAAACCGGCAGCAACGCGAGCGCCTCGCCGAGCTTCAGACCGAGCTGGAGGAAAAAAAGCGGGCCGAAGACGAAATTCGCCGCGCCATCGTCTCGGCGGAGCGCCTTGCCCACGAGGTGCGTGAGAACGCGGCGCGGGAGGTGGCGCTGCTGCTGGAGCAGGCGCACGCCAAGGTCGCCGAGGTGCAGACCGAGCACACCCGCCGCGTCAGCGAGGACGAACGCCGTCACGAGCAGCGCCTCGCCGAACTCGACACCGCGTTTCGCAACCGTTACGCCGAGCTGGAGCGCGACCACCACGACTGGTTGCGCACCCGCGAGCGCGAGCAGGCCGACCGCCTCGCTGAACTCGAGCGGCAGTTCCACGCCCAGCATCAGGACCTTTCCGGACGGCTGGGAGCGGCCCGGCAGGAGTACGCCCAGTTTCTCAGTGCGTACCGGGCGCTGCTGGCGTCGTTCGGGGAACTCAGCCTGCGTCACGCCCTGCCGGAAGAAACGCCGCTGGCCCTGACGCCCCTGTCTGTGTCGCCTCTCTCTGCGCCCCCTCTCTCTGCGCCGCCGCTGGCGGTCACCGGAGGCGGGGCGCCGGGTCCGGCCCGGGTTACCCCCGATGTGGTCAGTGCCCTGAGCGAGGTGCCGCCGGAGCTGGCCGCCGCCCTCCTGGGGGCCGAGGCGACCCCGGTGAACGGGATGCCGGGTCTGGCCGACGGCTTGCCCAGGCCACTGGCGCTCAACTCGGTAGACGTGCTTCAGGGCCTGCCCGACGCGGTGCCGGTGTATGCCGGGGAGACAGCTGCTGGGGAGACTGGACCGGAAACGAAGTCACGCCTGGGGCGTCATGGCGAGAGTCGTTCGGACCTGGACGCCGAGCACGGCTGA
- a CDS encoding outer membrane lipoprotein carrier protein LolA: MHKTLPFLLALTLGAASAQSAQDILNRVDSAQKNVKDLSFRLSGSANMDSGKQTIDLTVKAVPAQSLARIQFAAPDALADNVVVADRKEVRQYLFLTNQITVMPLDKATTQSGLGTFDFTKLSNPATLLAGYDVKLLGTSGRAGQRTFQLEAQAKGGSSKDRTRVWITEAGWRPTRVQLLSSGKTLADLTVSNYKTNSGLSAASLRQLPKSAQIVRP; the protein is encoded by the coding sequence ATGCACAAGACCCTGCCTTTCCTGCTGGCCCTGACCCTGGGGGCCGCCAGCGCCCAGAGTGCCCAGGACATCCTCAACCGCGTGGACAGCGCCCAGAAGAACGTCAAAGACCTCTCGTTCCGCCTCAGCGGCAGCGCCAACATGGACAGCGGCAAGCAGACCATCGACCTGACCGTGAAGGCGGTTCCGGCACAGAGCCTCGCCCGGATTCAGTTCGCCGCGCCCGACGCCCTGGCCGACAACGTGGTCGTGGCCGACCGCAAGGAAGTCCGGCAGTACCTGTTCCTGACCAACCAGATCACGGTGATGCCGCTGGACAAGGCGACCACTCAAAGCGGTCTGGGAACCTTCGACTTCACGAAACTGAGCAACCCGGCCACGCTGCTCGCGGGCTACGACGTCAAGCTGCTCGGCACCAGTGGCCGCGCCGGACAGCGCACCTTCCAGCTCGAAGCGCAGGCCAAAGGCGGCAGCAGCAAGGACCGCACCCGCGTCTGGATTACCGAAGCGGGGTGGCGCCCCACCCGCGTGCAACTGCTGAGCAGCGGCAAGACGCTGGCCGACCTCACCGTCAGCAACTACAAGACCAACAGCGGCCTGAGCGCCGCCAGCCTGCGCCAGCTGCCGAAAAGCGCCCAGATCGTTCGCCCCTGA
- a CDS encoding LEA type 2 family protein, which translates to MKRAGFGIVALGLVACAPVQQKLVYPPVVEVERISLTSLRLPTPGRTAEAGVQLELRIENPNPLPVRLARIEGALVVEGQEVGQVTVSGLELPAQGETRQVAQLDLPLTLNTAALFLGIARGQEVSYRLDGTLTADFGPLGQPRFGPFTLSQGVWKQAPLRLF; encoded by the coding sequence GTGAAAAGAGCCGGATTTGGAATCGTTGCCCTGGGGCTGGTGGCCTGTGCGCCGGTGCAACAGAAGCTGGTTTACCCGCCGGTGGTGGAAGTCGAGAGGATCAGCCTGACGAGCCTGCGCCTGCCTACGCCTGGGCGCACGGCGGAGGCTGGGGTACAGCTGGAGTTGCGGATCGAGAATCCTAATCCTCTGCCGGTGCGCCTTGCACGGATAGAGGGTGCCCTGGTGGTAGAGGGTCAGGAGGTCGGCCAGGTCACCGTGTCCGGTCTCGAGCTGCCTGCCCAGGGCGAGACACGGCAGGTGGCCCAACTCGACTTGCCCTTGACCCTGAACACCGCTGCGCTCTTTCTGGGCATCGCCCGGGGGCAGGAAGTCAGCTACCGGCTGGACGGCACCCTGACGGCGGATTTCGGACCGCTCGGGCAACCGAGGTTTGGGCCTTTTACCCTCAGCCAGGGGGTGTGGAAGCAGGCTCCCCTGCGGCTGTTCTGA
- a CDS encoding cobalamin-binding protein codes for MLPLASPPTPPLRLASLVASNSDILAALGLSGWVVAVDHHSDAPGLEGARRVGLDLDIDVQALAQTRPELVLASLSVPGQDRVVAAVQAAGLPTLVLDPVTLPEMFADIRRVGEVTGTAERAEQVVEEFGRELRSLRTDFSHPPRVLVEWWPRPIIAAARESWVTDLLAALGAKNALAEREGRSTPLTLDEVRAARPDLIVCSWCGAKKLRPEVIEARGLGVPVVAIHESGLGRPGPRLIEGARQLAAALKTLPLT; via the coding sequence ATGCTCCCGCTCGCCTCACCTCCCACGCCTCCGCTGCGGCTGGCCTCGCTGGTCGCCAGCAATTCCGACATCCTGGCCGCGCTGGGTCTGAGCGGCTGGGTGGTCGCAGTGGACCATCATTCGGACGCGCCCGGACTGGAAGGCGCCCGCCGCGTGGGGCTGGACCTCGACATCGACGTGCAGGCCCTGGCGCAGACGCGGCCCGAGCTGGTCCTGGCGAGCCTGAGCGTGCCGGGGCAGGACCGGGTGGTGGCTGCGGTGCAGGCGGCGGGGCTGCCCACCCTGGTCCTCGACCCGGTGACCTTGCCGGAAATGTTCGCCGACATTCGCCGGGTGGGGGAGGTGACCGGAACGGCGGAGCGTGCCGAGCAGGTCGTGGAGGAATTTGGCCGCGAGTTGAGAAGCCTGCGCACCGACTTTTCCCACCCGCCCCGCGTGCTGGTGGAGTGGTGGCCCCGGCCCATCATCGCCGCTGCCCGCGAGTCCTGGGTGACCGACCTGCTGGCCGCCCTGGGCGCGAAAAACGCTCTGGCTGAGCGGGAGGGCCGCTCGACCCCGCTGACCCTCGACGAGGTTCGTGCTGCCCGCCCCGACCTCATCGTCTGCTCGTGGTGCGGCGCCAAGAAACTGCGCCCCGAAGTCATCGAAGCCCGGGGCCTCGGTGTGCCGGTGGTCGCCATCCACGAGAGCGGCCTGGGCCGCCCCGGTCCCCGGCTGATTGAGGGTGCCCGCCAGTTGGCCGCCGCCCTGAAAACGCTGCCTCTGACCTGA
- the topA gene encoding type I DNA topoisomerase, with protein sequence MPKSSPSRTLVIVESPAKAKTIEKYLGQGYAVESSVGHIRDLPRSAADIPEKYKGQAWARLGLDVEHDFQPLYVVSPEKKQKVAQLRKLAAEADEIILATDDDREGESIAWHLYQELKPKVPVKRMVFHEITREAIQAAIAAPRQIDRNLVEAQEARRAVDRLYGYEVSPVLWRKVAPKLSAGRVQSVATRMLVERERERMRFVSATWWDVLVTAQAGEQTFPARLTEVQGERLAAGKDFDPLTGGLKPGAGVRLLGEAEALSIAGGLKGQTLKVLSAEEKPFTSRPPAPFITSTLQQEGSRKLRMSAQTTMRTAQRLYEGGYITYMRTDSTNLSGEAVNAARTQVKDMYGAAYLSPQPRVYAKKSKNAQEAHEAIRPAGSTFRTPEGLRGELSGDEWRLYDLIWKRTVASQMSDARGRSLRVRLGGQTADSVPVVLNASGRTIDFPGFLRAYVEGSDDPAAALEDRDTPLPPLKEGDVVQAQDVKAEDHETQPPARFTEASLVQALEGAGIGRPSTYASIIGTIQDRGYALKKGTALVPSWTAFATSALLEHHFGTLVDYDFTAKMEEDLDEIAGGRESRVPYLRRFYLGEDGQGMALRPLVERQMGEIDARGIATITVPKLEGSGIEVRVGRYGPYMQRGEDKANLPEDMTPDELTLEVAEELFSRPQGDRVLGEDPESGHPVLARAGRYGPYVTLGDENPPLRSASLFPGEKLEDLTLDRALKLLTLPRLVGTSEGEEVWAHNGKFGPYLKRGGDSRSLATHEQLFTVTLPEAEAIFQQPKFRGRGVAAAPLATYEYEGRTPILLKSGRFGPYLTDGEKNATLRKGEDVNTLDPQRARDILEERGKEPQKKPGKAGAKKATGTKAANNKANNKAAGGKTGTRKAAAKPAAKTTPARKTASKTAKASPSKAAPLTWAQLKPFVGVLSDAERALVTATREQGRKVEEVAPELGLDVKKAKGMALQASKKLNQAARQG encoded by the coding sequence ATGCCCAAATCTTCCCCGTCCAGAACGCTGGTGATCGTTGAGTCGCCCGCCAAAGCCAAGACCATCGAGAAGTATCTCGGGCAGGGCTACGCCGTCGAGTCTTCGGTGGGCCACATCCGTGACCTGCCGCGCAGCGCCGCCGATATCCCCGAAAAGTACAAGGGGCAGGCCTGGGCGCGGCTCGGGCTGGACGTGGAACACGACTTTCAGCCGCTGTATGTGGTGTCCCCCGAGAAGAAACAGAAGGTGGCGCAGCTGCGCAAGCTCGCTGCCGAGGCCGACGAGATCATTCTGGCGACCGACGACGACCGCGAGGGCGAAAGCATCGCCTGGCACCTGTATCAGGAACTCAAGCCCAAGGTGCCGGTCAAGCGCATGGTCTTTCACGAAATCACCAGGGAAGCGATTCAGGCGGCCATCGCCGCGCCCCGGCAAATCGACCGCAATCTGGTCGAGGCGCAGGAGGCCCGCCGCGCGGTGGACCGGCTCTACGGCTACGAGGTCAGCCCGGTGCTGTGGCGCAAGGTCGCGCCCAAGCTCTCGGCGGGCCGGGTGCAGTCGGTGGCGACCCGAATGCTGGTCGAGCGTGAACGCGAGCGGATGCGCTTCGTGTCGGCGACGTGGTGGGACGTGCTGGTCACCGCTCAGGCGGGTGAGCAGACCTTCCCCGCCCGCCTGACCGAGGTGCAGGGCGAGCGGCTGGCGGCAGGCAAGGACTTCGACCCGCTGACCGGAGGGCTGAAACCCGGCGCGGGGGTGCGTCTGCTCGGAGAGGCCGAGGCGCTGTCCATCGCCGGGGGACTGAAGGGACAGACGCTCAAGGTGCTGTCAGCCGAGGAAAAGCCCTTCACTTCACGGCCCCCCGCGCCTTTTATTACGTCCACGCTGCAACAGGAAGGCAGCCGCAAGCTGAGGATGTCGGCGCAGACCACCATGCGAACGGCCCAGAGGCTGTACGAGGGCGGCTACATCACCTACATGCGCACCGACTCCACCAACCTGTCGGGCGAGGCGGTCAACGCGGCCCGCACCCAGGTCAAGGACATGTACGGCGCCGCCTACCTCTCGCCGCAGCCACGCGTCTATGCCAAAAAGTCCAAGAACGCCCAGGAAGCGCACGAAGCGATTCGTCCGGCGGGCAGCACCTTCCGCACGCCCGAGGGGCTGCGCGGCGAACTGAGTGGCGACGAGTGGCGACTCTACGACCTCATCTGGAAACGTACGGTGGCCTCGCAGATGTCCGACGCCCGTGGCCGCAGCCTGCGCGTGCGCCTGGGTGGACAGACCGCGGACAGTGTGCCCGTCGTTCTGAACGCCTCGGGCCGCACCATCGACTTTCCCGGCTTTCTGCGGGCCTATGTGGAAGGCAGCGACGACCCCGCCGCCGCGCTTGAGGACCGGGACACGCCGCTGCCCCCGCTGAAAGAGGGCGACGTGGTGCAGGCGCAGGACGTGAAAGCCGAGGACCACGAGACCCAGCCCCCCGCCCGCTTCACGGAAGCGAGTCTGGTGCAGGCCCTCGAGGGGGCGGGCATCGGGCGGCCCTCGACCTACGCGAGCATCATCGGGACCATTCAGGACCGGGGCTACGCGCTGAAAAAGGGCACGGCGCTCGTTCCGTCGTGGACGGCATTCGCCACCTCCGCCCTGCTCGAACACCACTTCGGCACGCTGGTGGACTACGACTTCACCGCCAAGATGGAAGAAGACCTCGACGAAATCGCGGGCGGGCGCGAGAGCCGGGTGCCCTACCTGCGGCGCTTTTACCTCGGCGAGGATGGCCAGGGCATGGCGCTCAGGCCCCTGGTCGAGCGGCAGATGGGCGAGATCGACGCGCGGGGCATCGCCACCATCACGGTGCCCAAGCTCGAAGGCAGCGGTATCGAGGTGCGGGTGGGGCGCTACGGACCGTACATGCAGCGCGGCGAGGACAAGGCCAACCTGCCCGAGGACATGACCCCCGACGAACTGACGCTGGAAGTGGCCGAGGAGCTGTTCAGCCGTCCGCAGGGCGACCGGGTGCTGGGCGAGGACCCCGAAAGCGGGCATCCGGTGCTGGCGCGTGCCGGGCGCTATGGCCCCTACGTGACGCTGGGCGACGAGAACCCGCCGCTGCGCTCGGCCAGCCTGTTTCCCGGTGAGAAGCTCGAAGACCTGACGCTGGACCGGGCGCTGAAGCTCCTCACCCTGCCGCGACTCGTCGGCACCAGCGAGGGCGAGGAAGTCTGGGCACATAACGGCAAATTCGGGCCGTATCTCAAGCGGGGGGGCGATTCGCGCAGCCTGGCGACCCACGAGCAACTGTTCACGGTCACGCTGCCCGAGGCCGAGGCGATCTTTCAGCAGCCCAAGTTCCGGGGCCGGGGCGTGGCCGCCGCGCCGCTGGCGACCTACGAATACGAGGGCCGCACGCCGATTCTGCTCAAGTCGGGCCGCTTCGGGCCTTACCTGACCGACGGCGAGAAAAACGCCACCCTCCGCAAGGGCGAGGACGTGAACACCCTCGACCCGCAGCGGGCGCGCGACATTCTGGAGGAGCGCGGCAAGGAACCCCAGAAGAAACCGGGCAAGGCGGGGGCGAAAAAGGCGACGGGGACCAAGGCGGCCAATAATAAAGCCAATAATAAAGCAGCGGGCGGAAAAACCGGGACCAGAAAAGCGGCGGCCAAACCTGCGGCGAAAACCACCCCGGCGAGGAAAACCGCCAGCAAAACGGCCAAAGCCTCTCCCTCTAAAGCTGCGCCCCTGACCTGGGCACAGCTCAAGCCCTTCGTGGGCGTCCTGAGTGACGCCGAACGTGCTCTGGTCACGGCCACCCGCGAACAGGGCCGCAAGGTGGAGGAAGTCGCGCCAGAGCTGGGGCTGGACGTGAAAAAGGCCAAGGGCATGGCGCTCCAGGCCAGCAAGAAACTGAACCAGGCGGCGCGACAGGGCTGA
- a CDS encoding alpha-amylase family glycosyl hydrolase has translation MTSLQGELKWWQSGIIYQIYPRSYQDTNGDGVGDLPGITARLPYIASLGVQAVWLSPIFKSPMRDFGYDVADYCDIDPIFGTLADFDALVAEAHRLGLKVMLDYVPNHSSSDHVWFQEALRGKDSPKRDWYVWRDPAPGGGLPNNWKSFFGGPAWTLDEASGQYYLHQFLPSQPDLNWRNPDVRAAMFEVLRFWMRRGVDGFRVDVIWLLAEDERFLDEPENPGAQIIGGQIEHGTLEHIYTQDQPETHEYVREMRRVLDEFDDRMMVGEIYLPLEKLLPYSGTPDAPMVHLPFNFHLILLPWDARTVRNFADEYDAASTAAGAWPNWVLGNHDQHRFRTRVGAAQYRVAQTLLLTLRGTPTVYYGDEIGMENVHIPFEKMVDPSGLQQPDSPNAGRDPERTPMQWESAPGAGFTAAGAEPWLPLADDFAQVNVQVQDNDPQSDLNYFRALTRLRREHPALVGGSYRSLDSGHADVFAFERELAGERLTVWLNFGGKERAVSARGRTLLSSRGDLPAADAPLRSHEARVLRG, from the coding sequence ATGACTTCCCTGCAAGGCGAGTTGAAATGGTGGCAGAGCGGCATCATCTATCAGATTTACCCGCGCTCGTATCAGGACACCAACGGCGACGGCGTGGGCGACCTGCCCGGCATCACGGCGCGGCTGCCGTATATCGCCAGTCTGGGCGTGCAGGCGGTGTGGCTCTCCCCCATCTTCAAAAGCCCGATGCGCGACTTCGGCTACGACGTGGCCGACTACTGCGACATCGACCCGATTTTCGGTACGCTGGCAGACTTCGACGCGCTGGTGGCCGAGGCGCACCGGCTGGGGCTGAAGGTGATGCTCGATTACGTGCCCAACCACTCGTCGAGCGACCACGTCTGGTTTCAGGAAGCCCTGCGGGGCAAGGACAGCCCCAAACGCGACTGGTACGTGTGGCGCGACCCGGCACCGGGAGGCGGCCTGCCCAACAACTGGAAATCCTTTTTCGGTGGCCCGGCGTGGACGCTGGACGAGGCGAGCGGACAGTATTACCTCCACCAGTTTCTGCCCTCGCAGCCGGACCTGAACTGGCGCAACCCCGACGTGCGGGCGGCCATGTTCGAGGTGCTGCGCTTCTGGATGCGCCGGGGCGTGGACGGCTTCCGGGTGGACGTGATCTGGCTGCTGGCCGAGGACGAGCGCTTTCTGGACGAGCCGGAAAACCCGGGCGCCCAGATTATCGGCGGGCAAATCGAACACGGCACGCTGGAGCACATCTACACGCAGGACCAGCCCGAGACGCACGAGTACGTGCGCGAGATGCGGCGCGTGCTGGACGAGTTCGACGACCGCATGATGGTCGGAGAAATCTACCTGCCGCTGGAAAAACTGCTGCCCTACTCCGGCACGCCCGACGCGCCGATGGTGCATCTGCCGTTCAACTTCCACCTGATTCTGCTGCCCTGGGACGCGAGGACGGTACGAAACTTTGCCGACGAGTACGACGCGGCGAGCACGGCGGCGGGCGCGTGGCCCAACTGGGTGCTGGGCAACCACGACCAGCACCGCTTCAGGACGCGGGTGGGCGCGGCGCAGTACCGGGTCGCGCAGACGCTGCTGCTCACGCTGCGCGGCACGCCGACGGTGTACTACGGCGACGAAATCGGCATGGAAAATGTCCACATTCCGTTCGAAAAGATGGTGGACCCCTCGGGGTTGCAGCAGCCCGACAGCCCCAACGCCGGGCGCGACCCCGAACGTACCCCGATGCAGTGGGAAAGTGCGCCGGGGGCGGGCTTTACGGCAGCGGGCGCGGAACCCTGGCTGCCACTGGCCGACGACTTCGCGCAGGTGAACGTGCAGGTGCAGGACAACGACCCGCAGAGCGACCTGAACTACTTCCGCGCCCTGACCCGCCTGCGCCGCGAACACCCTGCCCTGGTCGGCGGCAGCTACCGCAGCCTGGACAGCGGGCACGCCGATGTCTTCGCCTTCGAACGCGAACTGGCGGGCGAGCGGCTGACCGTCTGGCTCAACTTCGGCGGCAAGGAGCGGGCCGTCTCCGCCAGGGGCCGGACCCTGCTCAGCAGCCGGGGCGACCTGCCCGCGGCCGACGCGCCGCTGCGCAGCCACGAGGCGCGGGTGCTGCGGGGCTGA
- the hpt gene encoding hypoxanthine phosphoribosyltransferase, producing MSLSTGNGPVQISADQIKARIQELAAQIRSDYAGQQPHLICVLNGAFMFHTDLVRALDMPATIDFMQASSYGSAKQSSGEVRLVKDLAFPISDRHVIMVDDIVDTGITMSYLLHYLQGRGPASLKVAALLSKPSRRKVEVPVDYLGFTIPDAFVYGYGLDRAQLDRNLPFITSQAEAE from the coding sequence ATGAGCCTTTCCACCGGCAACGGCCCCGTGCAGATCAGTGCAGATCAGATCAAGGCCCGCATTCAGGAACTCGCGGCGCAGATCCGCTCCGACTACGCCGGACAGCAGCCCCACCTGATTTGCGTGCTCAACGGCGCGTTCATGTTCCACACCGACTTGGTGCGGGCGCTGGACATGCCCGCCACCATCGATTTCATGCAGGCGAGCAGCTACGGCAGCGCCAAGCAGTCCAGCGGCGAGGTGCGACTCGTCAAGGACCTCGCCTTTCCCATCAGCGACCGGCACGTGATCATGGTGGACGACATCGTGGACACGGGCATCACCATGAGCTACCTGCTGCACTACCTCCAGGGACGCGGCCCGGCCAGCCTCAAGGTCGCCGCCCTGCTGAGCAAACCCAGCCGCCGCAAGGTCGAAGTGCCGGTGGACTACCTCGGCTTCACCATTCCCGACGCTTTCGTGTACGGCTACGGCCTCGACCGGGCGCAGCTCGACCGCAACCTGCCCTTCATCACCAGTCAGGCAGAAGCAGAGTAA
- a CDS encoding amidase — translation MTPPDPSTLPATFSDPQRAWAYRPAQPLRTHPDGPLAGLTFSVKDLYGVPGWPLTGSTRAPVPDPGESVLVRGLLELGAAAVGKTHLHEVALGITGANGYGGTAHPHDPARVPGGSSSGAAVSAALGQVDFALGTDTGGSIRVPAAWCGVAGYKPTKDHPAWSTEGVLPLSWTCDHAGPLARDLGTIVRVHEALGGGAVTAQDWQGVRVGLWLPEGWTDATVRDAVLAYADDLRARGAAVTPVALPEMLDAYSPIVLSEAARVHAEALKQTDPGFLPFTLMSLRSGAELTKAQVQAAHTRRAEYRRLLDDLLAEYDVLLAPAVPTPPPLIGQDEVTLLEGPQMLRRAVLRLTAPFSLLGVPTLALPTLARYVGIQLVGRRGADERLLGLGLGLHPLNRAAPGRSRLRLPGPARPTLRS, via the coding sequence ATGACGCCACCCGACCCCAGCACCCTCCCGGCCACCTTTTCCGACCCCCAGCGTGCCTGGGCCTACCGCCCCGCCCAGCCCCTCCGGACGCACCCGGACGGGCCGCTGGCGGGGCTGACCTTTTCGGTCAAGGACCTGTACGGCGTCCCCGGCTGGCCGCTGACCGGCAGCACCCGCGCCCCTGTGCCCGACCCCGGCGAGAGCGTGCTGGTCCGGGGGCTGCTCGAGCTGGGCGCAGCGGCGGTCGGCAAGACGCACCTGCATGAGGTCGCCCTGGGCATTACCGGCGCCAACGGCTACGGCGGCACGGCGCACCCCCACGACCCCGCGCGGGTGCCGGGCGGCTCATCGAGCGGGGCGGCGGTGAGCGCCGCGCTCGGGCAGGTGGACTTCGCGCTGGGCACCGACACCGGCGGCTCGATTCGTGTTCCGGCGGCGTGGTGCGGCGTGGCGGGCTACAAACCGACCAAGGACCACCCGGCCTGGAGCACGGAGGGCGTGCTGCCGCTTTCCTGGACCTGCGACCATGCCGGGCCGCTCGCCCGTGACCTGGGCACCATCGTGCGGGTGCATGAGGCCCTCGGCGGCGGAGCGGTCACGGCGCAGGACTGGCAGGGGGTGCGGGTGGGGCTGTGGTTGCCGGAAGGCTGGACCGACGCGACGGTGCGTGACGCTGTGCTGGCCTACGCCGACGACCTGCGGGCACGGGGCGCGGCGGTCACTCCGGTGGCCCTGCCGGAAATGCTCGACGCCTACTCCCCCATCGTGCTCAGCGAGGCGGCGCGGGTGCACGCGGAGGCGCTGAAGCAAACGGACCCCGGGTTTCTGCCCTTCACGCTCATGTCGCTGCGCAGTGGGGCCGAACTGACGAAGGCACAGGTGCAGGCCGCCCACACCCGCCGCGCCGAGTACCGCCGCCTGCTGGACGACTTGCTGGCCGAGTACGACGTGCTGCTCGCGCCCGCCGTGCCGACACCGCCGCCCCTGATCGGGCAGGACGAGGTGACGTTGCTGGAAGGCCCGCAGATGCTACGCCGCGCCGTGCTGCGCCTGACCGCCCCGTTCAGCCTGCTGGGGGTGCCGACCCTGGCCCTGCCGACCCTGGCCCGGTACGTGGGGATTCAACTCGTGGGGCGACGCGGTGCCGATGAGCGGCTGCTGGGCCTCGGCCTGGGCCTGCACCCCCTGAACCGAGCAGCGCCGGGGCGAAGCAGACTACGGTTGCCCGGTCCGGCGCGGCCTACACTCCGGTCATGA
- the msrB gene encoding peptide-methionine (R)-S-oxide reductase MsrB, translated as MNPDTEPRFQKPSDRELRERLTPIQYQVTQHEGTERAFTGEYWNHDEDGIYVDVVSGEPLFSSLDKYDAGCGWPSFTRPIPDVTLRENTDYKIGYARTEVRSAGADSHLGHVFPDGPREHGGLRYCINSAALRFVPLGELEAQGYGAYLSLFRDQPR; from the coding sequence ATGAACCCGGACACCGAACCGCGCTTTCAGAAACCCAGCGACCGTGAACTGCGCGAGCGCCTGACGCCCATTCAGTATCAGGTCACGCAGCACGAGGGCACCGAGCGGGCCTTTACCGGCGAGTACTGGAACCACGACGAAGACGGCATCTATGTGGATGTGGTGTCGGGCGAGCCGCTGTTTTCCAGCCTCGACAAGTACGACGCGGGCTGCGGCTGGCCCAGCTTCACCCGGCCCATTCCCGACGTGACGCTGCGTGAAAACACCGATTACAAGATCGGCTACGCCCGCACGGAGGTCCGCTCGGCGGGGGCCGACTCTCACCTCGGCCACGTCTTTCCCGACGGCCCGCGTGAACATGGCGGCCTGCGCTACTGCATCAATTCGGCGGCGCTGCGCTTCGTGCCGCTGGGTGAGCTTGAGGCTCAGGGCTACGGCGCGTACCTCTCGCTGTTCAGGGACCAGCCGCGCTGA